The Plasmodium vinckei vinckei genome assembly, chromosome: PVVCY_09 genome includes the window TTTTGcctaattaaataaaataacgaTATTTATTcctcttttttaattttagtCACAAAATCGTATAAACCCCAAACCGAAGCATGAGTCAGGGGTAGAAGGTAATCAAATATaactattaaaaaaaaaagattcaCACACCTCGTTATATACATGCATGCACCCATAcgatcatatttatattttttaaaacactCAGGAGTTTACTACGACGTTGTAACGAATTGTTGGATTGCCTTATATCgatcaaataattttcccGTGTGTAAATCCTTTTCAGCTGAATATCACGGGTTTGAGATGGCCAAACAAATGGCAATAGATCgtgttaataaatataaaagataataCCGGAAAAATATCCCAAGcacaataataattattattactattattgttataaaatattcaattcgtcataattatatatacctaCTTATGGAAGTAGTTACAAtggttaataaaaaaaaattattattttattttattttcgaACTAgcgaaaaattaaaatgaataaataaactaaGGCTAAGAGCAAGACCAAAATAAACACATACTGTATTCTAatgtgtataaatatatgaacatCCCTAACTATTTATGGTTAAGAATTCATtcgtttattatttttaataattaatagtCCTATAAAAggtttatcattttcttttttcctttgcattttttatgttttataattaagTTTCacaatattcatatataaaaaaaggaatattcctttattttatataattttttggtTTTCACATACATAAAActtatttgataaaaaaataatatatttaaataaaatacaatattatacataaaagGAATTTTTATGTACTGTTATAAAAGAAGATTATAATACGCCCGATTGTGTTACTAGGACTCTACTTAATGGTTTACCTGATTCGGTACCAACTGCTTCGATTTGAACTAACTTTTCAATGCCTTCAATTACTTCTCCAAAAACAACATGTCTTCCATCAAGCCATGGTGTGggtacaaataaaataaaaaattggcTTCCATTAGTATTTCTTCCTGCATTTGCCATTGATAAAATTCCTCTTTTTGTATGTTTTAATGTAAAGTTTTCATCGtcaaatttatttccatAAATACTTAAGCCACCAGTTccattaaaatttgttatatCACCACCTTGTGCCATAAAATTTGGTATAATACGATGGAAAATTGAGTTTGTATAGTTTAgcattttatcattaacaACAGTTCCTTTGCAAATACttacaaaattttcaaCCGTCTTTGGAGCAACCTTTCCATATAATCCAAAAACTATTCTTCCTATTGGCTTGTCATTTATGcttatatcaaaatatgcctattcatttttcaatcaataaaaataaggaataaacaaaaatataaacatatataatttcagGAAGTGTTATATGAAATtgactatatatattttttacattcatACCTTGTGTGTTACTTCGGGTGTCTCTGCATTGATATAAGTTTGGAACAAAgtcaatataaaaaaaactgcTGCAATCTAAGAAATaagtatgcatatatatgtatgtatgatttgtaaatataatcatAGATAAAGatagataaatataaacctataatatatttatattattatgtagTCATTAGTTCTTACTAGTTTATTCATCTTGaaatattactattattttaaatatattaaatgttttatttaatttgtcGAAAAATTgaagatttaaaaaaaaataacacaagttattacttttattgaagttaaatatataatatattttttcttttttaatttatttatctaCTATAACGAAATAAAACTGTAGTACCGAAATGGcactaaaaataattttttttttttaatatttctatGCCCCAATAAATTACATACTTGCACTATAAATAAACACaaggatatatatttgtgtaTTCTATAACcacattaataataattgcttatttttatgattatatatgtttactCAACTTTTAACCATTTCTAAATTTCACGTaccaaaatattttagaattatattaaataatttagatgATATATGTTGCCCTTAAGAGTACACAATAGTTAATTCATTACATAAAGGGGGTATTAGCTTATTTTTGAAACAATTTTAGCactataattattttatcaagTTGCTTAATGATGTAATGCAAATCTTACACCTACATTCGTTGGAAAAAcgatattttaaaacaatataaagTAAAATGCGATAAAACAAGAGAATTCGCCATTATAAttctattttataaaagtttCCTTGTTAAGTTATGGGGActttaataaaagaaacTCTAAACATGCTTCATAATTCAATATTctaaatattaaatgacaaaaatgtgtttaagtctttttaaaatgtttgttttaattgaaaaaatgcatgtaaacttcataaaataaaaaatatgaatatggATGATAGCTATATTACCCATGTcttcatatatacattaattttttatttaatttaaaggcatacatatatatttgttctaGTTGTTAAAATATAGAACTTATTACAagcattaaaaattttaaagagAATATATTTACCTATGTGTAAAcgatttttcataattctttaactttacatttttgttaagctatcaaaatatatataaataatgacaTAAAAGTTTTCACTTATGcaaaaatttgaatatattttattagatTATtggtttatatatttacaatgaTTTTTACTAAAGTAATATCCACTAAAAAACGTGGTAAACAATTAAAGACAAGCGAAGTTGTTAAATAAAGATTATAATAAGACCGCGGCAAATGAAACttcttataaaaatattacataaaaaaaatttacatgAAAAGAATAACCCCATGAAGATAATGCTTttgaatttattaattctaTAAAGTTATGTAACCCGCTTTGAATTAAAATACATCacacataaaataaacaaaataaaatacaatacCTTAACcgataaaaaattaaaaattcttATGTGTTTAAATGTccttttgtatataaaaacaatttttataggAATGATgctaatttattataacttCCATAGTCGCATAAGCATTAGTTAAAAAACTACGTAGCTATAAACCGGAAAAACATAACCCCATTAACATGAAATACCTAAATATGtcttaataatattttaaaccACAATTTTTGAAAGATATACAGATTAACAAAAATGTTTGTATTAATTATACatgtaataatttagaaaatttaacatgtatttttattaaatgaaataagaaatatatgtataatataagattaaaaattttttccatGCACATTTTGAGAgtgtttataattttgtactaaataaaaaagtgatcataaataaatacatttattttttcttatattaaatagttacatttatttaatataatattgaataattttctaaaatattagcaaataatacaatattgcattatgtataaaaaatgaatggGTATCTtggaaaattaaatattttatatttttttttattttaagtgtatatatatataataaattttatgatcTTTACAgctaaatatttattaaaattattgctattgttatcattattatttgtattactgtttttgttttattttatatttttttgaaatatgtaatatgcTAAATTAAACAATATCTTTAAAACCATTCTACCTCATTTATATagaagtatttttttatgctatatattaaattttgtatGCACATAACTTATtgtgaataataaaatatctaATGCATACCTAAATACAATGTAaataactaaaaaaaaaggaacatatatattgttgtaAGCATAATAAAGTGTTTAATCCAATATAATTTCCTTGACGCAATGGCTCTTTAAACATTTATATCCAATATTGTCCTATAGTTGACTACTACTACATAttgtcattatttttttttgctataatttttttagatattcattttttcactttaaaatattccacatgaataattatttctCTTTTATCACTGTAACATCTTTAAGTGTTTTTCTTTATGCATGCTATCTATGTAAGTAATcgttatattatatatttctatataattattgtttATCCGTTTTGTTGTACTGTTTTTCTGTCTATACTATTTCATATACTTGACATACCTcgttaaatgaaaatacatatggttgtatttataaaagacaaataaattaacaatattaaaaaaattacatatattaatacaaGGAAATATTTCTAATCTTATATTTGATTCTTAACTTTTTCATAGATTGTTTGCAAAATGACCATTTAAATAACTACAGTAAATCTCTTAGAATATTCTTAGCACTAATAAGTGCTCCACTTTTTGTTCTCTATTATTGGGCGTTCGTAAAATGTTCTGCGTGCGATCCAGGATATGTTGATGACACATGGGAAAGTAAACTTATCtcgaaatatatttttgcatgtatatatagctGAAatccataattttttatttattttatgacactcatatttaatattcaCATTTTGTTACATAACCAGTAAATGcggaagaaaataatatacaaatagaAAGCCGGAAAATAAGAAATTACACAcccaataaatatacaatatgCGATAAATGTAATTATTTAGTTAGACCTGAGAGATCCCATCATTGCAGGGTtagtatatatagatatatatatactggATTTATTATACCTTTATGcacgtatatatatttgcattGCTTAGTTTCGaatgaattatatatcaaaatatgtTAACACATTATTCtcgatatttatttgtagaCATGCCAGCGATGCGTATTAAAGATGGATCACCATTGCCCATGGATAGGGACGTGCGTTGGAGAAAAAAACCTaaaattcttttttcttttcttattatatggattatttatatcattatatgtTAATTTAACCATCATGCCACAATTTGTAAAATCTATTTATGAATCTGATGAATCTAAGGTAGGAATCTTATAAGCATTATTAAATCAACcgttaaattttttattttgttattttactgttttttatgtaacaaattttatattcagtATTAAATActgattatattattatatttttacttttttttcatcaggAATCACACCAGATGCATCATGCAGCGATTTTTATTAGTAAATATAAGACTTtcttctatatatataatacgtGTGTGCTTGTATGTTTATCAGTTACACGCTTATATACGTATAATTCCTATTAATAAACATTATTTAGGTATATCCGCTACCACAACGCTATCGTTAGCTCTAATCTTTGTAATactaaaacaaatttaagcACAAACACATAATCATAATTAACCATTTAATGCTTATTTGCCAGTTCATGTCTTAAGACGCAATGTTTTATCAGtatgcattattattaatctAAATTTACTTTTGTGCTTTATAGATGGTTTTTcgatacatatattttatatcacATAATATCACAACCATTGAGTCTTCCTATACTGATAAGGTAAGCAGAAAGATGAAGCGATAGcagaataaataaaaccaTTATGAATTGTTCAAGcatgaaatattaataatttatataaatttttttcagaaTCCTTATGATATTGGCACTTATAGCAACTGGAAAGAAGTACTACAACAAAcacattaaaaatacaaattttaatataataaaaataattttataaagatatatatttttttttcataaaaggTGTTTGGGAATTTTCAATGGAAATGGTTTTTCCCGTTTAATCCGGacaatttttacataacaagtaatttatataaaatccatttataagaaaaattatggTTTTCACGTAATAGAATGCTATATAATTCGCTTttctctatatattttcttcactCGCACACATTAATATgtaccttttttattaacattaaGATTATTTGTACCCCCTAAACGACATgtatatgaatattaataatattgatatCAACGACACACTTTTATCTAAtcacaattttaatttgaaaGAAGACGAATGATTTgcatttttgaaatatagaTCGAGGacaatgcatatatatatttgtgtgcatatttttatgattgccaatttgttttattttctttgtatgcaattatattaaagtttttgaattatatgaattcaaagaatgtatattattccCATTTTATTTGAGTTATAAGAAATAGTTATAATTTTACCAACATTTATAAAtctgtatatatatgtatacgtactttttttgtatttattaccATGGTGtgcttaatatatttattatatggttgcacaactattttatttttttttaccaaACTGTAGCTAACCAAATATCATTTTAACCTTTACGTACCTCATTTAATAATCATTAACAAAATTTGCCATAAAAATTGCACATATAATACTATATACGTATTATTTCGAAATCAATATAACGTGGTAAAGCCCCTTACatggatatataatatttatggaaatttatttttttattgtatatatttataactaatttattaaaaactaagttaaaatttttactatttacaacataaatttagagtaaattttaaaaactaAATCTCtcaaaaaacaaaaaaaataaaaaagatactaataaacataaaaataatataaacaaattattaaaaacgtgttaaaaaaaagaacatTAATTTAATGTATGGTTTGAATGGGGCAAATATAGACAATGACACCATCAgaattatacaaataaatcaataaaaatattaaatattatttataaacgCTTAAAAACCCGATATATCATATGCAGACAAATGCATAcataaatgtattttttagtatatatGAAAACATAACTTATCCAAATGTCCCATTTTACATGtactttattattgtttttttttaataaattaactTCATAAATCATCAAAAATGGCTTTTTCAACATCGTCTTCTCCTTCGTCATTACTATCGTGATCAGAGtcatctatattttttatttcgcTGTTAATATAATCAGGGCCAAGACCTTTCTTTTCTACTTCGTTTGCTAATACTTCATGTGAGTGTGAcgaaattaaaattagtaATTTTTGCAATGTTTTATCTGTAAAAagtaattaaataaaagtaacATTATGAATACATTTATTCTTATGAAAATCGAGcaaacataaatatgtacataagTTCATATCCAATGACAAAATGGAATTAGAAAATATTGCATATgcaatatatgcatattttgcAATATTTGAAATCCCATATAATGCctacaaaaaaatacacaaatGAATAATTCAGCGCATTTTGTCATTACCAACTACGTCATTTTTAGAATTACAAATTTCTTTAATAGCTTCGTTTTCGCTATCTAATAAATAGTTTAGGTTATTAAGATGATCTAGAATTGCTTTTCCTTTAGTATTTAATACATTTAGCTTCAAAAGGTTCAAATTTGGGGTATAAGTTGAATGTGGATCTGTGCAATTAAATAGTATATCTGTTAAATTTAAGAGAGTACAGATTGAAATTACTTTAGGTAgtgttttctttttatttttcttgtccgaataattaaaataagaGTTTATTCTTTGAGCAGTTGCTGCATAATATCCGCTTATATGTGCCTTAACTAAATTTCCTAATGAACCAATAATAGATGAACTTGGAGttttattgttttcatGATTAAATGGTATTGTCGAAATGTTACCACTTGTTCTCATAAGTTTAGtacaataattaaatacttttgattttttgattttttctAAAGTTTTACTAtgttcttcatttttactatattttttgtctattgttaataattcatcgattaaacttaaaaatgcatgatcattattatcttcaaaccctaaaatattttgataatatttccATTGTTGCATTAATATGGATGCACCTGAACATAAAACATTTAGTTCgacattattttcaaaatctTCTAAAGCACCATATTCATCAAAAGCTAGCCAACTACTAAACATAATAGAAAGTCGTTGTGATAATTCTTTTGGTGTTATACttataattaaatcatTAATTGGGCATTTATTTCCACTTGTCCCTTTAATAATTGGTGGTAATTTTGCATATGAAAcaccaatttttttaaatatttttattcttatttCTTTAAACGATTCACTTAATGctgatttattaatattcatAGATCGATAAAATTCTGGAAAATTATCATAAGACAATTcagttaatattttaaacatttctgataatattttatcactTTGTTCAAGTGTGATAAACTCTAATCCTTTTCCAAGGGAATGgtgattcatttttaatctTTTTAAAGCctccatatatattttagaaaCAGTTGCATTATTTCGCATACCATTAATTTCACTTAATCCTTTTTTAGAAGAATCCATTATTTCGAATATTGCTCTTTCTAATAatgttaaatatatactttttctttttaataaattatatttatgaggATCGGAAATACTGTCCAATCCTTTATTCCCAATATCAGTCAAAACTTCActaccattttttttagtatttgctccataattatataatagcaTGTTTGAGGAGCCTTGTGGAGCGccattatgtaaaaattcTTTATGAGCATCTACAGGATTTCCAAAAACAGGTTTTCTTAAATTCGAATATCCTGAACCAGATGAACTTGAACTTGTGGTATCGCTAAATTGATTACTATCTAAACTAAAACTGCTGTCCGAAGATGTATCGCTGCTAACCTTgctattattgtttttgttGATTTCGTCTCCTTCTGCACTGTGTTCACCTTCATCTTCACCACTATGTCCTTGTTCAGCTGGTGCTTGTTCAGTTGGTACTTTCTCGGTTGGTACTTGTTCAGTTGGTACTTGTTCAGTTGGTACTTGCTCGGTTGGTGCTTGCTCGGTTGGTACTTGCTCGGTTGGTGCTTGTCCAGCTGGTACTTGCTCGGTTGGTGCTTGTCCAGCTGGTACTTGCTCGGTTGGTGCTTGTCCAGCTGGTACTTGCTCAGTTGATGCTTGTTCAGTTGGTATTTGTTCAGTTGATATTTGTTCAGTGTTGTGTTCATTCTCGGTTGTAGCATTTTGATGACTCatgtcattattatttgattcTTGCATATCTGAATTATTGACTTGGTTCAAAGGATTATGTTCTGGAGTATTGtcattgttattattattattattattgttactaTTACTATTCTCGATTtcgttatttatttgttgaAAATTATGCTCAGATTGACCTTCACCATGTTcttcatgtttttttaattcttcagTATTATCTGCATGATGCTCAGAACCATTTACTACATTTTGTTGCTCATGTTCTGTATTGGCAGCATCATCAGTGTGTTGCATATTTTGATGAGAACCCTCTTCTACTTGTTTATTTTCCGCGTTATTATCGCCATTTTTGTCAACAAAGGAAAGTCCCCAAAAATCATCATTAtctaaaaacaaaaattagcattttttaaaattatgaataaatGAAGTTAATAGAATAcgcgtttttttttttacaaacgTACTAGGATGTACACACACATGTATATTCatctattattatatatattagaaatatttaaaacatatcATTTGGaatgaaattttatttaccttCGAATGATTTTACGGTATGAATAAATGTAGAGAGCACTATGAAAATgcatacataaaataacCTTAGGCCagacattttattatatattttagaatgaaagcattttattttttttttgtttcaaaaatatatattgatatataactgataaaacaaattgGTTTAAATTTCTAAATACTAATgataatacataaaatatatttaaaaatgttgtaaaaactaaaataactaaaaacaaaaaaaaataaaaacaaagaaTACTAACAACCAAAgaaatcgaaaaaaaacttaCGCACTTCTAGAAagacaaaattatattatgctataaaaatttttatttataatatatttttctggGTGTATGTATTTTACTAGTTAAATGTGTTTCATGGTGCATCAAAGTGCATTTCCATACCATCGCATAATATACTTATAGCATGTACACCAAATTGCGAGAactaaaaattgtataccTATTATGTTATAGTGGTAAATTTAACATTAATTCACAAACTTTAACACTTAAAGTATTTTTTGGTAGCAGTATATCAATGCATTGCCAAATGGATGACAAACAAATGGcgcataaaaaatagcatacatatatatacatatatttggtataaaaatttgggaaatattttatgcaaAAATACATACCATATTATAAACTTACGAAATAATGGTTATTACCAATGATATGCGAATGCCTATAAGGgcaacaaaaaaaaatacccatatggaaaaaatcaaagaaataatttaaaaataatagtgttattaaatatttaaattttatcatcatatatacattaaaaaataagctaattttaaaaaaagtaatgaaaatttaataaaaattttatttggaaTTATCCAAAGGAAATcaaaaaagacaaaaaaaaaagaaatttgGCATATGCATACTAAAATTAAACacatatgtttttttattaataacacgtataaagaataaatccaataaaattataataatatataattattaaatgctCATTTTATCTACATGAGcaagtatatattaatttatacaaaaaaatataatcatacaaaaatagcattacaatatatatattcatatgcATGCATACCCATGTATCCACAGTTATTGGAAAATAAGAAAGGggtatgaaaaaatatgcatactaagaaatgaaaattattaaagaaTCAAACGTTCAATAAGGTGATTTATGATAGTGGATTCTTTTGGGCATATTCTTGGGTGTGCAATAATTTGGACATGGGCGTTTGGATATGGTGGCATAGAAATACAATATCGTTGTATTGGTAACTcatataaacaatatagCGCGActtcaaaataaattagatcaggatttttaaaaaaattttcaattaGCTCTTCATTTGATattgaataaatatgacgtaatattttcttatattttattttatcgtCTTTTGTAATACCTTTaagtaaattattttttgggtttttcttttttattatattatttatactttcattattattccaATCAGTATCTCTATGACGCCATTCACTATTTTCCATATCCTTCAATTCAGTTTTA containing:
- a CDS encoding palmitoyltransferase DHHC9, putative — protein: MNNYFSFITVTSLSVFLYACYLYCLQNDHLNNYSKSLRIFLALISAPLFVLYYWAFVKCSACDPGYVDDTWEINAEENNIQIESRKIRNYTPNKYTICDKCNYLVRPERSHHCRTCQRCVLKMDHHCPWIGTCVGEKNLKFFFLFLLYGLFISLYVNLTIMPQFVKSIYESDESKESHQMHHAAIFISISATTTLSLALIFMVFRYIYFISHNITTIESSYTDKNPYDIGTYSNWKEVFGNFQWKWFFPFNPDNFYITNYLYPLNDMYMNINNIDINDTLLSNHNFNLKEDE
- a CDS encoding rhoptry neck protein 4, putative, coding for MSGLRLFYVCIFIVLSTFIHTVKSFEDNDDFWGLSFVDKNGDNNAENKQVEEGSHQNMQHTDDAANTEHEQQNVVNGSEHHADNTEELKKHEEHGEGQSEHNFQQINNEIENSNSNNNNNNNNNDNTPEHNPLNQVNNSDMQESNNNDMSHQNATTENEHNTEQISTEQIPTEQASTEQVPAGQAPTEQVPAGQAPTEQVPAGQAPTEQVPTEQAPTEQVPTEQVPTEQVPTEKVPTEQAPAEQGHSGEDEGEHSAEGDEINKNNNSKVSSDTSSDSSFSLDSNQFSDTTSSSSSGSGYSNLRKPVFGNPVDAHKEFLHNGAPQGSSNMLLYNYGANTKKNGSEVLTDIGNKGLDSISDPHKYNLLKRKSIYLTLLERAIFEIMDSSKKGLSEINGMRNNATVSKIYMEALKRLKMNHHSLGKGLEFITLEQSDKILSEMFKILTELSYDNFPEFYRSMNINKSALSESFKEIRIKIFKKIGVSYAKLPPIIKGTSGNKCPINDLIISITPKELSQRLSIMFSSWLAFDEYGALEDFENNVELNVLCSGASILMQQWKYYQNILGFEDNNDHAFLSLIDELLTIDKKYSKNEEHSKTLEKIKKSKVFNYCTKLMRTSGNISTIPFNHENNKTPSSSIIGSLGNLVKAHISGYYAATAQRINSYFNYSDKKNKKKTLPKVISICTLLNLTDILFNCTDPHSTYTPNLNLLKLNVLNTKGKAILDHLNNLNYLLDSENEAIKEICNSKNDVVDKTLQKLLILISSHSHEVLANEVEKKGLGPDYINSEIKNIDDSDHDSNDEGEDDVEKAIFDDL
- a CDS encoding peptidyl-prolyl cis-trans isomerase, putative, which translates into the protein MNKLIAAVFFILTLFQTYINAETPEVTHKAYFDISINDKPIGRIVFGLYGKVAPKTVENFVSICKGTVVNDKMLNYTNSIFHRIIPNFMAQGGDITNFNGTGGLSIYGNKFDDENFTLKHTKRGILSMANAGRNTNGSQFFILFVPTPWLDGRHVVFGEVIEGIEKLVQIEAVGTESGKPLSRVLVTQSGVL